In one Musa acuminata AAA Group cultivar baxijiao chromosome BXJ2-5, Cavendish_Baxijiao_AAA, whole genome shotgun sequence genomic region, the following are encoded:
- the LOC108952078 gene encoding inactive exonuclease DIS3L2-like has translation MNFALHWPEQAVKEAIEKGRAFKVTFRVNAYDWKEAFCTVNGLPVDVLISGADAQNRAIEGDVVAVMLDPVVYWTKLRGSNDALIFKASTDSTKNRDSEQGEAARALGRIRATLSCNPSKRPTGSVLSIIRSSPRREAVIGLLATNPWFPEGEEYERELDYIQLIPTNSKLQMMVITVESLPGCAKERLINGDVSIEREMVAAPIEEWKEGSAPKHMLSVCWDELRKLSHR, from the exons ATGAACTTTGCTCTTCATTGGCCAGAGCAGGCAGTCAAAGAGGCGATCGAG AAAGGTCGTGCCTTTAAAGTAACATTTCGCGTGAACGCATATGACTGGAAAGAG GCCTTCTGTACCGTCAACGGTCTCCCGGTGGACGTTCTCATTAGTGGAGCTGATGCACAAAACAGAGCG ATAGAAGGTGATGTGGTTGCTGTGATGTTGGATCCTGTTGTGTACTGGACCAAGTTGAGAGGATCGAATGATGCTCTGATCTTCAAGGCATCAACCGATTCAACTAAGAACAGGGACTCCGAGCAGGGAGAAGCTGCAAGAGCTTTGGGGCGAATACGTGCTACGTTGAGTTGCAATCCATCGAAGCGACCAACTGGGAGTGTCTTGTCTATAATCAGAAGCTCTCCTCGTCGTGAAGCAGTGATTGGACTTCTTGCTACGAATCCATGGTTTCCTGAAGGAGAAGAATATGAAAGAGAGTTGGATTACATACAACTGATACCTACAAATTCCAAATTGCAAATGATGGTAATCACTGTGGAAAGTCTTCCAGGTTGTGCAAAGGAAAGGCTCATCAATGGCGATGTATCAATCGAAAGGGAAATGGTAGCTGCTCCAATAGAGGAGTGGAAGGAAGGGTCTGCCCCAAAGCACATGTTATCCGTATGTTGGGACGAGCTGAGGAAATTGAGCCACAGATAA